A region from the Onychostoma macrolepis isolate SWU-2019 chromosome 18, ASM1243209v1, whole genome shotgun sequence genome encodes:
- the ptx3a gene encoding pentraxin-related protein PTX3, whose protein sequence is MASMSKWTFLQAMCLVVSLSTAVPENYEDDIDVNFGPNYLNEITEEDQMEGETPTPSPEPCKGPVFTKWDKLFTMLENSQMKENMLLQYADDIIKVELQSLREEMLQFVAQYGGSCASAVESSVRRAGIQTETHLQNALDRAREVSADQSSQHDAALQQLLAASVNQAARLERLENGCLKWGGGGLASQAKSFQARHLMQEVTETENGGRLEKTLATISSELQTIREQLTLYTKSVFANSLPSGCDTGLLFPTRSSTAHVEVSLKTPFQTNAVTICLWVKPTQVLNKTTLFSYSTTGNAYELQLVLNGQSVFFTVDGETHLVQASGAAQEGQWVHICAVWSSQQGLASLWVNGQQAASSPGVAEGHELRSKGSILLGQEYGRYFRHLSTPDTFDAELAFTGKMTGVNMWDRILNSKEISQQAWLYGSGCGIRGNVVAWGVSDIEPKGGVKLIY, encoded by the exons ATGGCCAGCATGTCCAAGTGGACATTCCTCCAGGCCATGTGTCTGGTGGTTTCATTGTCCACGGCAGTACCTGAAAATTATGAGGATGATATCGATGTGAACTTTGGACCCAATTATTTGAACGAGATAACTGAGGAGGACCAGATGGAAG GGGAGACCCCCACACCTTCCCCTGAACCCTGCAAAGGTCCAGTCTTCACTAAGTGGGATAAGCTCTTCACAATGCTGGAAAATTCCCAAATGAAAGAGAACATGCTCCTGCAGTATGCCGATGATATCATCAAGGTGGAGCTGCAGAGTCTGAGAGAAGAGATGTTACAGTTTGTGGCACAGTACGGCGGCTCTTGTGCATCTGCGGTTGAGAGCTCGGTTCGACGGGCTGGTATTCAAACAGAGACGCACCTGCAGAACGCTCTAGACCGTGCGCGAGAGGTCTCAGCTGATCAGTCCTCGCAGCATGATGCAGCCCTGCAGCAGCTACTGGCTGCTAGCGTAAACCAGGCTGCACGGCTGGAGCGACTGGAGAACGGCTGCTTGAAATGGGGGGGAGGAGGTCTGGCCTCCCAAGCCAAGAGCTTCCAAGCCCGACATCTCATGCAAGAAGTGACTGAGACAGAGAATGGAGGTAGGCTGGAGAAGACTCTGGCAACCATCTCCAGTGAGCTGCAAACCATCCGGGAACAGCTGACCCTTTACACCAAATCAGTCTTTGCAAACAGCCTTCCATCAG GCTGTGACACTGGGCTGCTCTTCCCCACACGTTCATCTACAGCTCATGTTGAAGTCTCACTCAAGACACCCTTTCAGACCAATGCCGTCACCATTTGCCTGTGGGTGAAACCAACTCAGGTGCTCAACAAGACCACCCTCTTCTCATACAGTACAACTGGCAATGCCTACGAACTCCAGCTGGTGTTGAATGGACAGAGTGTCTTCTTTACCGTCGATGGTGAAACCCATTTGGTGCAAGCTTCAGGGGCAGCTCAAGAGGGTCAGTGGGTGCACATTTGTGCAGTCTGGAGTTCACAGCAGGGCTTGGCTTCACTGTGGGTGAATGGTCAACAAGCTGCAAGCTCTCCTGGAGTGGCTGAAGGTCATGAGTTACGCAGCAAAGGAAGCATACTACTGGGGCAAGAGTATGGACGTTACTTCAGGCATCTCAGTACCCCAGACACATTTGATGCGGAGCTGGCCTTCACAGGGAAGATGACTGGAGTGAACATGTGGGACCGCATTTTGAATTCAAAAGAGATATCTCAGCAAGCATGGCTCTATGGGAGTGGTTGTGGTATCCGTGGTAATGTTGTGGCATGGGGCGTTTCTGACATTGAGCCAAAAGGGGGTGTCAAGTTAATATACTAA